The Akkermansia sp. N21116 genome includes a region encoding these proteins:
- a CDS encoding MBL fold metallo-hydrolase codes for MKIVCLIENTSTRDGLQCEFGLSFYVETESRKVLFDMGLGTGALENARRLGIDLSSVDVAILSHGHYDHGGGLRAFLEVNDNAPVYVQEEAFGDHYSRTQQGYAYIGLDKNLEADSRVIKLRGDYMLDGELRLFTDGRGRKEWIPETNATLLVRREEGGYVRDNFPHEQNLLISSGGSHVLLTGCSHGGIVNIMEQCERVTGIIPKTVIGGFHLYNPRTGKSADISLLRDLSVQLSRWPSTYYTCHCTGQEAYESLCSLMPNRIRYISTGDELVL; via the coding sequence ATGAAAATTGTCTGTTTGATTGAGAATACATCTACCCGGGATGGACTACAGTGTGAATTTGGTCTTAGTTTCTATGTGGAAACCGAGTCGCGTAAAGTTTTATTCGACATGGGGCTCGGAACAGGGGCTCTGGAAAATGCCAGGCGTTTGGGAATTGATCTATCGTCCGTAGATGTGGCAATCCTTTCCCATGGACATTACGATCACGGAGGTGGACTCCGTGCTTTTCTGGAAGTCAATGACAACGCTCCCGTTTATGTTCAGGAAGAAGCGTTCGGCGATCATTATTCCAGAACACAACAAGGTTATGCCTACATCGGGCTTGATAAAAATCTGGAAGCCGATTCCCGCGTGATTAAACTCCGTGGAGATTACATGCTGGATGGTGAACTCAGGCTTTTTACCGATGGCCGTGGCAGGAAGGAATGGATCCCCGAAACGAATGCTACACTGCTTGTGCGCCGGGAGGAGGGAGGTTATGTACGGGACAATTTTCCTCACGAACAGAATCTTCTGATTTCATCCGGTGGAAGCCATGTGCTTTTGACAGGTTGTTCTCACGGCGGTATTGTCAATATCATGGAACAATGTGAGCGTGTAACGGGCATTATCCCGAAAACTGTGATCGGAGGCTTCCATTTGTACAACCCCCGGACGGGCAAGAGTGCCGACATATCCCTCTTGCGGGATTTGTCCGTCCAACTGTCACGCTGGCCTTCCACATACTATACCTGTCATTGCACAGGCCAAGAGGCGTACGAATCTCTATGCTCCCTCATGCCCAACAGGATTCGCTACATCAGTACCGGCGATGAACTGGTTTTGTAA
- a CDS encoding family 20 glycosylhydrolase — translation MNTITSFLLSTGLCCLAAWTGIAADTSPEYPANGANYRLYPDAAPPLVPKPQELTWRGKAIPLSAVRIDLPPATGTDDKSRQKLIEGELTSFLRKHNVTVTPEASFRITFVREKTWSDKLREHMRSPEIAEEAYHVQATEQGISIRATHVRGFFYGMKTLEQLIIRRNGKTTLALCSISDWPDFPIRGFTNDVGRNFMPVPMIKRVIDSMADMKLNVYHFHFTENEGWRLESKLFPQLNDPKNFTRRPGEFYSQDDFRDLVNYCRQRNITLVPEMDMPGHSRCFRKAMGIESMNDPRATETLGKLIEEMYNLVPKGHLPYIHIGTDEAREKETHVDDNTLKQYFQFVEKLGATPIRWQPGLSPKGYNGAVQQLWSGRQARGAWPTKGASYIDSLETYLNHIDPFEAAMTLYFRRPCPFQEANGLGMFLCSWPDLPIEDPLTQESVSPIYSGIAFVSEPLWNNPHQPVQGNPNSDEYMKYFSNLPVQGDPLLQGFSEYENRILAIRDRFFTKRYFPYVRQANIPWKLIGPFPNEGKTATVFPPEQIIKTGKAASSYSFQGKTYSWDPETYSGGTLIFKHYCDFPTLFNGGKMGAFPHKNSTWYALTYIYSPKTQSVPFWISGQTWASSDWRNGPVSVPGKWFHCDPQFWVNGQEIAPPKWQKPGNNGAVKDENYYIRKPVDIRLNKGWNTVLVKSPVNNSARRWMFTFVPIQWSDKTGIIKVREFPGLKFSVNPSAPTRS, via the coding sequence ATGAACACGATCACTTCATTCCTGCTCTCAACGGGGCTATGCTGCCTTGCGGCATGGACTGGCATAGCCGCCGACACATCCCCGGAATATCCCGCCAACGGTGCCAACTACCGCCTGTATCCCGATGCGGCTCCCCCCCTCGTCCCCAAACCACAGGAATTAACCTGGCGGGGCAAAGCCATCCCACTGTCAGCCGTCCGTATCGACCTTCCCCCGGCCACCGGTACCGATGACAAATCCCGGCAGAAATTGATCGAGGGGGAATTAACATCATTCCTTCGCAAACACAACGTTACCGTCACCCCGGAGGCCTCCTTTCGCATCACCTTCGTCCGGGAAAAAACATGGTCCGATAAACTACGGGAGCATATGAGATCCCCTGAAATAGCGGAAGAAGCCTACCATGTCCAGGCTACGGAACAAGGGATCTCCATCAGGGCCACCCATGTCCGAGGGTTCTTTTACGGCATGAAAACCCTGGAACAGCTCATCATCCGGCGCAATGGAAAAACAACCCTGGCTCTTTGTTCCATCTCCGACTGGCCGGACTTCCCCATCCGCGGGTTTACCAACGATGTAGGGCGCAATTTCATGCCCGTTCCCATGATCAAGCGAGTCATCGACTCCATGGCCGACATGAAGCTCAACGTATACCACTTCCACTTCACGGAAAATGAAGGGTGGAGACTGGAAAGCAAATTGTTTCCCCAACTAAACGACCCAAAAAACTTCACTCGCCGACCCGGAGAATTCTATTCCCAAGACGACTTCCGCGATCTGGTCAATTACTGCCGCCAACGCAACATCACGCTCGTTCCGGAAATGGACATGCCGGGCCACTCGCGTTGTTTCCGCAAAGCCATGGGTATCGAATCCATGAACGATCCCCGTGCCACAGAAACCCTCGGCAAACTTATCGAGGAAATGTACAACCTCGTACCCAAAGGCCATCTCCCCTACATCCATATCGGTACCGACGAAGCCAGGGAAAAGGAAACACACGTAGACGACAACACGCTCAAGCAATATTTTCAATTCGTCGAAAAGCTGGGAGCCACCCCCATCCGTTGGCAACCCGGTCTCTCACCAAAAGGCTACAACGGAGCCGTCCAGCAACTCTGGTCCGGGCGCCAGGCCCGCGGAGCCTGGCCCACCAAAGGAGCCTCGTACATCGATTCCCTGGAAACCTACCTGAACCACATCGACCCATTCGAGGCAGCCATGACACTCTACTTTCGTCGGCCGTGCCCATTCCAGGAAGCCAACGGCCTGGGCATGTTCCTCTGTTCGTGGCCGGATCTTCCGATCGAAGATCCCCTGACCCAGGAATCCGTCTCTCCCATTTATTCCGGCATTGCCTTTGTCAGCGAACCTCTCTGGAACAACCCTCACCAGCCCGTTCAGGGTAACCCGAACTCTGACGAATACATGAAATACTTCTCCAACCTCCCCGTTCAGGGAGATCCATTGCTTCAGGGCTTCTCTGAATATGAAAACCGCATCCTCGCCATCCGGGACCGCTTTTTCACCAAACGCTACTTTCCCTATGTCCGGCAAGCCAACATTCCCTGGAAACTAATCGGTCCATTCCCCAACGAAGGAAAAACAGCCACCGTCTTCCCTCCCGAACAAATCATCAAAACCGGCAAAGCGGCATCTTCCTACTCTTTCCAGGGCAAAACCTACTCATGGGACCCGGAAACCTACTCGGGGGGTACTCTCATCTTCAAGCATTACTGTGACTTCCCCACGCTCTTCAACGGTGGCAAAATGGGAGCTTTCCCCCATAAAAACAGTACATGGTACGCCCTCACCTATATCTATTCCCCCAAAACGCAAAGCGTTCCCTTCTGGATCAGCGGCCAGACATGGGCGTCCTCCGACTGGCGAAACGGCCCCGTCAGCGTCCCTGGCAAATGGTTCCATTGCGACCCTCAATTCTGGGTCAACGGTCAGGAAATAGCTCCTCCCAAATGGCAAAAGCCCGGTAACAATGGAGCTGTGAAGGATGAAAACTACTACATCCGAAAACCCGTCGACATCCGTCTCAACAAGGGCTGGAATACCGTTCTTGTCAAAAGCCCCGTCAACAACTCGGCACGCCGGTGGATGTTCACTTTCGTTCCCATCCAGTGGAGCGATAAAACGGGCATCATCAAAGTTCGTGAATTTCCGGGATTGAAATTCTCCGTTAACCCATCCGCGCCAACCCGGTCATAA
- a CDS encoding beta-L-arabinofuranosidase domain-containing protein, translated as MSLIAHFLSRYSCRIACLLSFLGISASGTQSPGVSPSIPRYDRFREISPTCIKPEGWLKEYLVRQQKGLTSHPKEHGFPFNTQLWEGEINNKSNSWWPYEQTAYYLDGMVRLGLLLNDQAKIDTFKRNIQWVVTHPNSRGLIGTSLRKNESLWPNGVFFKAVIPYYMATGDKQIVDAFHKHFSLTTAKDIGLGFRNATNIEGLLKTYEWTGDTALKDKAVDAYKIFNTQPATEERLTMTATAGNNKIVMHGVTFSEELKLPAILYIYTGDPSYLQAAENAIRVLERDHMGPSGVPSSTEYLSTRDPSQPHETCVSSDFTWTLGYFLMATGNAKYADMIEKACFNAGPGAVSKDFTNLQYMSGDNQFIATDNSTHSKFHRGTRWMSYSPHHEPACCPGNVHRLMPNFASRMWMTDSDGILTAVLYGPSTISGPLGQSGRTVTVHEKTDYPFSDTVEFKFETDEQTTVPFRFRIPAWCASPEIAVNGQTVTGDFRSGSFAQLNRTFKNGDVVTLRFPMPLHLNRYQNSLSLERGPLLYSYAIPEQVDINSRETGNSQFPTLSLKAAAPWNYALALDESNFRERVRVLPKKNDAYPFDGGDGAPALQVPVQRIPGWKLEGNRFTPLIPIAYTTDGKEETITLTPYGATRLRLTHFPECVNRTLLPVSDWQLSPAYPYDIRKPIQDQIYSPETGETTSWKDIAPEPSGLVNMDRLLGGNGKLAYARASIKSDSEGSAYLAVNAKDACEIWFNGRKIHTIQQPNDVEYQGADLIPVTLKKGNNTVLLKAGRFGRVGQYPDGWGIKLQCVR; from the coding sequence ATGTCTTTGATTGCTCACTTCTTATCCCGCTATTCCTGTCGAATCGCGTGCCTCCTCTCTTTCTTGGGGATATCGGCTTCCGGAACACAATCGCCAGGAGTTTCCCCATCCATTCCACGCTATGACCGCTTCCGGGAGATTTCCCCTACATGCATCAAGCCCGAAGGATGGCTGAAAGAATATCTCGTCCGCCAGCAAAAAGGCCTAACCAGCCATCCGAAAGAACATGGATTCCCGTTTAACACTCAACTCTGGGAAGGTGAAATTAACAATAAAAGCAACAGCTGGTGGCCCTACGAGCAAACTGCCTACTATCTGGACGGAATGGTGAGACTGGGGCTTTTGTTGAATGACCAGGCCAAAATCGACACGTTCAAACGTAACATCCAGTGGGTGGTGACACATCCTAACTCCAGGGGACTGATCGGTACAAGCCTCAGGAAAAACGAATCCCTCTGGCCCAATGGCGTCTTCTTCAAGGCCGTCATCCCCTACTACATGGCAACGGGCGACAAGCAAATCGTCGATGCGTTCCATAAGCATTTCTCCCTGACGACGGCCAAGGATATCGGTCTGGGATTCCGCAACGCAACCAACATAGAAGGACTGTTGAAAACTTATGAATGGACTGGCGATACCGCACTGAAGGACAAAGCCGTCGATGCCTACAAGATCTTCAACACCCAACCGGCTACCGAAGAACGCCTTACCATGACCGCCACAGCTGGAAACAACAAAATCGTCATGCATGGCGTTACCTTCAGCGAGGAACTGAAACTCCCCGCCATCCTCTATATTTATACCGGTGACCCCTCCTATCTCCAGGCTGCCGAAAACGCCATACGCGTTCTGGAACGCGATCACATGGGCCCCAGCGGAGTCCCGTCCAGCACGGAATATCTATCCACCCGCGATCCTTCCCAACCCCATGAAACCTGCGTCAGTTCCGACTTCACGTGGACTCTCGGCTACTTCCTCATGGCAACCGGCAATGCCAAATACGCCGACATGATCGAAAAAGCCTGTTTCAATGCCGGTCCTGGAGCTGTTTCCAAGGATTTCACCAACCTTCAATACATGTCCGGCGACAACCAGTTCATCGCCACCGACAATTCCACACACTCCAAGTTTCACCGGGGTACACGCTGGATGAGTTACAGTCCCCACCATGAACCGGCATGTTGTCCCGGCAATGTCCACAGGCTGATGCCCAACTTCGCTTCCCGCATGTGGATGACCGATTCCGACGGTATTCTCACCGCCGTCCTGTATGGTCCCTCCACGATCTCCGGCCCTCTCGGCCAAAGCGGACGGACGGTCACTGTTCATGAAAAAACGGACTACCCCTTCTCGGACACCGTTGAGTTCAAATTCGAAACGGATGAACAAACGACCGTTCCCTTCCGTTTCCGCATCCCGGCCTGGTGTGCCAGCCCGGAAATAGCCGTCAACGGACAAACCGTCACAGGCGACTTCCGCTCCGGCTCCTTTGCCCAGCTGAACCGTACCTTCAAGAATGGAGATGTCGTCACTCTGCGATTCCCCATGCCCCTGCACCTCAATCGCTATCAAAATTCTCTAAGTCTGGAGCGCGGTCCCCTGCTCTATTCCTACGCCATTCCTGAGCAAGTCGACATCAACTCCAGAGAAACCGGCAATTCTCAGTTCCCTACTCTCTCATTGAAAGCGGCCGCTCCATGGAATTACGCTCTCGCTCTGGATGAATCGAACTTCCGTGAACGCGTCCGGGTTCTTCCCAAAAAGAATGATGCCTACCCCTTTGACGGAGGGGACGGGGCTCCCGCCCTTCAGGTGCCCGTCCAGCGCATCCCCGGCTGGAAATTGGAAGGAAACCGCTTCACCCCGTTGATCCCCATCGCCTATACGACGGACGGCAAGGAAGAAACAATCACCCTCACCCCCTACGGAGCTACACGGCTGCGTCTGACTCACTTCCCCGAATGCGTCAACCGGACACTCCTGCCCGTCTCGGACTGGCAGCTTTCCCCCGCCTATCCGTACGACATCCGCAAACCGATCCAAGACCAAATTTACTCACCGGAAACCGGAGAAACGACAAGCTGGAAAGATATCGCACCGGAACCCTCCGGACTGGTCAACATGGATCGCCTCCTGGGGGGCAACGGCAAACTGGCCTACGCCCGCGCTTCCATCAAGTCAGACAGCGAAGGTTCCGCCTACCTCGCCGTCAACGCCAAAGATGCATGCGAAATATGGTTCAACGGCAGGAAAATCCACACCATCCAACAACCGAATGATGTCGAATATCAAGGGGCGGACCTTATTCCCGTCACTCTTAAAAAGGGAAATAACACCGTTCTGTTAAAAGCCGGACGCTTCGGTCGGGTTGGCCAATATCCCGATGGATGGGGGATCAAACTTCAATGTGTCCGTTAA
- a CDS encoding heparinase II/III family protein encodes MTASGYEERAYLERSVDASGLREILKTDRSWVPYPAYADRSGWEKLMGDSREELIRRGEKMLDYPWQVIKATDYLEFERSGNREVMQRPHAANCNALKDLVLAELAEGKGRFMNQIANGVFYFSEMTAWSLSAHLTAQKNHRPLPDDQEQIIDLTSGEISSILSWTHYFLKDELDKIHPLLASRLKRELYKRTIEPYLTRSYHWSALNRPKGCFVNNWNPWCNTNVLQTMLLMSDDPAEMCEGVRRTMLSVDCFMNYVKGDGACEEGPSYWTHAAGKLYDYLTLISMATQGKVKLFDKPLVRRMGEYLADSYVGDGWVVNFADASAKGGGDPDLVYRYGKAVNSPVMTGYAASLMGKAGKKAGAPRGMDMFRTLEWFASHKELMAEEPSIVRNDVSWYPETEFCYLYDKGNGFFVATKGGNNGESHNHNDVGTFSLYVRNMPVIIDVGVGTYTRQTFSNERYSIWTMQSDYHNLPAINGVSQNPGGKYRASKTACDVGRKTFSTDIAGAYPAEAKVKNWIRTCTLGKDGLDVTDTFSLEETVTAPSLHYMTWAEPDLSIPGKVVLDKEGRKVTMTYDPSQLEASVEKVSLTDKALTRVWGDAVYRLVLKGRQADKDGSYTVKFR; translated from the coding sequence ATGACAGCATCCGGTTATGAGGAACGTGCGTATTTGGAACGTTCGGTTGATGCCTCCGGTCTCAGGGAAATATTGAAAACGGATCGTTCCTGGGTACCCTATCCCGCCTACGCTGACCGCAGCGGCTGGGAAAAATTAATGGGTGACAGCCGCGAGGAATTAATCCGGCGTGGGGAGAAAATGCTTGATTATCCGTGGCAGGTGATCAAAGCGACGGACTACCTCGAGTTTGAACGCAGCGGCAACCGCGAGGTGATGCAGCGTCCTCATGCGGCCAATTGCAACGCCTTGAAGGATCTTGTACTGGCGGAACTGGCCGAAGGCAAGGGACGATTCATGAACCAGATCGCCAACGGAGTTTTTTATTTTAGCGAAATGACAGCGTGGTCTCTCTCCGCCCACCTGACGGCACAGAAGAATCACCGTCCCCTGCCGGATGACCAGGAGCAGATCATTGACCTGACATCGGGGGAAATCTCCTCCATTCTCTCCTGGACTCACTATTTCTTGAAGGATGAGTTGGATAAAATCCATCCCCTCCTGGCGTCCAGATTGAAACGTGAACTCTACAAACGGACGATTGAACCCTATTTAACCCGTTCTTACCATTGGAGCGCCCTGAACCGCCCCAAAGGTTGTTTTGTCAATAACTGGAATCCATGGTGCAATACCAACGTGCTTCAGACGATGCTATTGATGAGCGATGATCCTGCCGAAATGTGCGAAGGAGTACGCCGGACAATGTTGTCGGTGGATTGCTTTATGAATTATGTCAAAGGCGATGGAGCTTGTGAAGAAGGTCCGTCCTACTGGACCCATGCAGCCGGGAAATTGTATGATTATCTGACACTTATTTCCATGGCAACCCAGGGCAAGGTCAAATTGTTCGATAAGCCCCTGGTACGTCGCATGGGGGAATACCTTGCCGATTCCTATGTCGGTGACGGCTGGGTTGTCAATTTTGCCGATGCTTCGGCAAAGGGAGGCGGAGACCCCGACTTGGTGTACAGATACGGAAAGGCAGTGAATAGTCCGGTGATGACGGGGTACGCGGCATCCCTCATGGGGAAAGCCGGCAAGAAAGCCGGAGCTCCACGGGGTATGGACATGTTCCGGACGCTGGAGTGGTTTGCTTCTCACAAAGAGTTGATGGCAGAGGAGCCGTCTATAGTCCGCAACGATGTGTCCTGGTACCCGGAGACGGAATTCTGCTACCTCTATGACAAGGGGAATGGATTCTTCGTTGCAACGAAAGGAGGCAACAATGGAGAAAGCCACAACCACAATGATGTAGGCACCTTCTCCCTCTATGTGCGGAACATGCCCGTCATCATTGATGTCGGCGTAGGTACTTATACGCGCCAGACCTTCAGCAACGAGCGTTATTCCATCTGGACGATGCAGAGCGATTACCACAACCTGCCGGCAATCAATGGAGTTTCCCAGAATCCGGGGGGAAAATACCGCGCCTCCAAGACTGCATGTGATGTCGGTCGTAAGACTTTTTCGACAGATATTGCCGGGGCTTATCCTGCCGAAGCGAAGGTAAAGAACTGGATTCGTACATGTACCCTAGGTAAAGACGGGTTGGATGTGACGGATACCTTTTCTCTGGAAGAAACCGTGACGGCTCCCAGTCTTCATTACATGACTTGGGCGGAGCCCGATCTGTCGATACCGGGAAAAGTGGTTTTGGACAAGGAAGGCCGCAAGGTGACCATGACTTACGATCCTTCGCAGCTGGAGGCTTCCGTCGAGAAGGTTTCGTTGACGGACAAGGCATTGACCCGCGTCTGGGGCGATGCCGTATACCGCCTTGTCCTGAAAGGCCGTCAAGCGGACAAGGACGGTTCCTACACCGTAAAATTCCGGTAA